In Saccharospirillaceae bacterium, the genomic window TGGGAACCAACGGCGCAGACTGCGAAGATTATGTGATCGCAAAATATTATTCTCTGCGCAAGCTGGGTGTTGATACCCGTAAACTGCGCATTACCTATGTGAAAGCCTTGCGTTATAACCAGGCTCATATGGTGTTAACCTACTTCCCAACACCGGATGCGGTGCCTTTTGTACTGGATAACCTGATTAAAAGTATTCGCCCGGCATCCGAGCGTCGCGATCTTGCGCCGGTTTACAGTTTTAATGCCGAAGGGATGTGGCTGGAGCGGATGAAAGGTGAAGGGATTCGTATGGGAAATCCCAACAAACTCGATTTATGGACCGATCTTCGGATTCGTATGAATGAACTCGGTATGGATTTATAAGGAAGTCTGGCCATGACACTGAAGCAACAATTTTCAATTCTGACCGGCTTATTGGTTGTGACGCTGCTTGCAGGCAATTTATTAGTGACAGTGATGAACGGTCGTGATTATTTTCAACAGCAGCTTAATGGCCGCGCCTATGATGCGGCGACATCATTGGCGTTGTCGATGACGCAAGTGAACACCGCTGATGATGTGCAGTTATCGCGTGTCATCGATGTGTTGTTTGATCGTGGTTTTTTTGCCGAAATTGAATTCAACCGGTTAGACGGTCAGCCTCTGCACCGTCGTGCACGCCAGGCGCTTGAGCAGGCACCAGCCCCCAACTGGTTTATTACCTGGGTGGATCTCAATCTGGTCGCTGCGGAGGCTGACGTAACCCGTGGCTGGCAGCGTCTGGGCAGCGTCAAAGTCATCAGTCACAGCGATTTTGCTTATCGCGATTTGTGGGCCATGGTGC contains:
- a CDS encoding transglutaminase-like cysteine peptidase gives rise to the protein MPVWLVADWERWVPSDLIDKARQQYGNSAAERIRDWQTELRDIADESETEKLRRVNDFFNRHIRFVNDDKHWGKVDYWATPYEALGTNGADCEDYVIAKYYSLRKLGVDTRKLRITYVKALRYNQAHMVLTYFPTPDAVPFVLDNLIKSIRPASERRDLAPVYSFNAEGMWLERMKGEGIRMGNPNKLDLWTDLRIRMNELGMDL